In Opitutus sp. ER46, the following are encoded in one genomic region:
- a CDS encoding TonB-dependent receptor, translated as MACLTRRLLPLAATLALLAATTRGGQSTSSSDTPTRLPEFLVPGERVGQLELPVPREGLRAPSPNLAADLLALPGVFGQARGADALEPGIRGFSFDRIATSFDGLPLLNASPDRTGAPIALLGPTAAAAITVSKALPSVTLGPVPTGGRIVLHGGSRAATVTANSASLTSSYDAGRAGFSTVASVSARHDTAYVDASLFQHRLGNYIGGGRDVAARYEDHGGSVALGWQHAQHDARLEVTHRRLLRQDTLALPLDVRDTDTLVVALRDRWTTLAPASLQAVSWRIGYASADPYLTNAARPASPLIFSQSVARSAGAGLASTWHPAPTATLVVGADASWHQRRAIRTTSAGRDHIWPDVITSQLGLYAEWNGDLAPGWSLRAGARGDALRSDARAADQPALGRSVREQFIAYNGPAAARVSRHDAVGAANLLLRWQPSSPFSAFLGAGLSAQPAAATERYRAFLNALGGDGRGGNAFELGNPALAAERKLALETGATWRTPWLLVEAAAYAYQIDAFIQRRPIGTTASRVVVFGYRNADAAFCGGELSATWRPADGWSIPLTLARATGWLRATGTGLPDLPPWEASAAVRYAGRLRQHLSALDFGARLAGARTNPAPLDNPLFGTTAGFSVWHLRVGLSLTDTVSVSAGIENLFDRNYTEYLSPPVSPSRPASGSLQPGERVPSPGRAPWLAVKLAW; from the coding sequence ATGGCCTGCCTGACGCGTCGCCTCCTCCCGCTCGCCGCCACCCTCGCCCTCCTCGCGGCCACCACCCGCGGCGGCCAGTCCACGTCCAGCAGCGATACTCCGACACGCCTCCCTGAGTTTCTCGTGCCGGGCGAGCGCGTCGGTCAGCTCGAGCTCCCTGTACCCCGCGAGGGCCTGCGCGCGCCCAGCCCCAACCTCGCCGCCGATCTCCTCGCCCTGCCGGGCGTGTTCGGCCAAGCCCGCGGCGCCGATGCGCTCGAGCCCGGCATCCGCGGTTTCAGTTTCGATCGCATCGCCACCAGCTTCGACGGTCTCCCGCTCCTCAACGCCTCCCCCGACCGCACCGGCGCTCCCATCGCCCTGCTCGGCCCAACCGCCGCCGCCGCGATCACCGTGAGCAAGGCGCTCCCGTCCGTCACCCTCGGTCCCGTCCCCACCGGCGGCCGCATCGTCCTGCACGGCGGATCACGCGCGGCCACCGTGACGGCCAACTCCGCCTCGCTCACGTCCAGCTACGACGCCGGCCGCGCTGGCTTCAGCACGGTCGCCAGCGTCAGCGCCCGACACGACACTGCGTACGTCGACGCCTCGTTGTTCCAGCACCGGCTCGGCAACTACATCGGCGGAGGTCGCGACGTCGCCGCTCGTTACGAGGACCACGGCGGCTCCGTCGCACTCGGCTGGCAGCACGCCCAACACGACGCCCGCCTCGAAGTGACCCATCGGCGGCTGCTCCGGCAGGACACGCTCGCGCTGCCGCTCGACGTTCGCGATACCGACACGCTCGTCGTGGCCTTGCGCGACCGCTGGACCACGCTCGCCCCGGCGTCGCTCCAGGCCGTGTCATGGCGGATCGGGTACGCCTCCGCCGATCCCTACCTCACCAACGCCGCCCGGCCGGCCTCCCCGCTCATCTTCTCGCAAAGCGTCGCCCGCTCCGCCGGGGCCGGGCTTGCCTCCACCTGGCACCCCGCGCCGACCGCCACGCTGGTGGTCGGCGCCGATGCCTCGTGGCACCAGCGCCGCGCCATCCGCACCACCAGTGCCGGCCGTGATCACATCTGGCCCGACGTCATCACGTCCCAACTCGGCTTATACGCGGAGTGGAATGGCGATCTCGCCCCCGGCTGGTCGCTTCGCGCCGGTGCGCGCGGCGACGCCCTGCGCAGTGACGCGCGCGCGGCCGACCAGCCCGCGCTCGGCCGGTCGGTGCGGGAGCAATTCATCGCCTACAATGGGCCGGCCGCCGCCAGGGTCTCACGCCATGACGCCGTCGGCGCCGCCAATCTCCTCCTGCGCTGGCAACCCAGCTCCCCGTTCTCCGCCTTCCTGGGCGCCGGGCTCAGCGCCCAACCCGCCGCCGCCACGGAGCGCTACCGCGCGTTTCTGAACGCCCTCGGCGGCGATGGCCGCGGGGGCAACGCCTTCGAGCTCGGCAACCCCGCGCTCGCCGCCGAGCGCAAGCTCGCCCTTGAAACCGGCGCGACCTGGCGCACGCCCTGGCTGCTGGTCGAGGCCGCGGCCTACGCGTATCAAATCGACGCCTTCATCCAGCGCCGCCCCATCGGCACCACCGCCAGCCGCGTCGTCGTGTTTGGCTATCGCAACGCCGATGCCGCGTTCTGCGGCGGCGAACTCAGCGCCACCTGGCGCCCCGCCGACGGCTGGAGCATCCCACTGACCTTGGCGCGCGCCACCGGCTGGCTCCGCGCCACCGGCACCGGCTTGCCCGACCTCCCGCCCTGGGAGGCCTCCGCCGCCGTTCGCTACGCTGGCCGCCTGCGCCAGCACCTCAGCGCGCTCGACTTTGGCGCGCGTCTTGCCGGCGCGCGCACCAACCCCGCCCCCCTCGACAACCCGTTGTTCGGAACCACCGCCGGCTTCTCCGTCTGGCACCTGCGCGTGGGTCTTTCGCTGACCGACACCGTGAGCGTCAGCGCCGGGATCGAGAACCTTTTCGATCGCAACTACACCGAGTATCTCTCCCCACCGGTGTCGCCGTCCCGGCCGGCGAGCGGGTCCCTCCAGCCCGGCGAGCGCGTGCCCAGTCCCGGCCGCGCTCCATGGCTCGCCGTGAAGCTCGCTTGGTGA
- a CDS encoding NADH-ubiquinone oxidoreductase-F iron-sulfur binding region domain-containing protein: MNPLTRADLEHLARTPVSDPPEWIRVQLDTGGIAAGAQAVYEALCQHVEERHLSAPILRAGSVGYSFADPVIEVQAAGLPRIHYGHVTPEAALRIADQHLVGHRLVDDHIVAPRQRSLTLTAPVTHLLVRDTGAEGAAKTPFLQFSFVEELKRRGLSDRIPVVRVLDIGIYDEGAVVQLLPSGVTYANVLAHDIPRIVSESVEGGRVVEDLLWKTSDRQVRVVLRHCGDVDPESLDDYLQRMQGYQGLRRALFELTPEQVIAEMKASALRGRGGAGFPTWMKWQLTRAQPSPQRYVICNGDEGDPGAFMDRSVLESDPHAVLEGMIIAAYAMGSSKGYFYIRAEYPKAVERVEHAIAQARERGLLGENILGSGFSFNAKIRLGAGAFVCGEETALIASIEGRRGSPTPRPPYPSVRGLWQMPTAINNVETLASVPAILIRGGAWYAGFGTDTSKGTKVFAVTGKVRNAQLVEVPMGTTLHEIIYDVCGGVFDGKEIKAVQTGGPSGGVIPVKHLKTPVSYESLQQLGSIMGSGGMLVMDKSDSMVEVAKFYLKFCVDESCGKCAPCRIGGYQLLQILDRISRGRGTADDIPLIHRICVAMQRASLCGLGQTAPNPVLSTLRYFGEEYQAFIEGGPSYARKMSRGGGAAVPPPPSAPPMIAPLPTELAAKGGSKP; encoded by the coding sequence ATGAACCCGCTGACCCGCGCCGACCTCGAGCACCTGGCCCGGACGCCCGTCTCCGATCCGCCCGAGTGGATCCGCGTCCAGCTCGACACCGGCGGCATCGCCGCCGGCGCCCAGGCCGTCTACGAAGCCCTCTGCCAGCACGTCGAGGAGCGCCATCTCAGCGCCCCCATCCTGCGCGCCGGCTCCGTCGGCTACTCTTTCGCTGATCCCGTGATCGAGGTCCAGGCCGCCGGCCTGCCCCGCATCCACTACGGCCACGTCACCCCTGAAGCCGCCCTTCGAATCGCGGATCAGCACCTCGTTGGGCACCGCCTCGTCGACGACCACATCGTCGCCCCGCGCCAGCGCAGCCTCACCCTCACCGCTCCCGTCACCCACCTGCTCGTCCGCGACACCGGTGCGGAGGGCGCGGCCAAGACGCCGTTCCTGCAGTTCTCGTTCGTCGAGGAACTCAAGCGCCGCGGCCTCAGTGATCGCATCCCGGTCGTCCGCGTGCTCGATATCGGCATCTACGACGAAGGCGCCGTGGTGCAGTTGCTGCCCAGCGGCGTCACCTACGCCAACGTCCTCGCCCACGACATCCCACGCATCGTCAGCGAGTCGGTCGAGGGCGGCCGCGTCGTCGAGGACTTGCTCTGGAAGACCTCGGACCGGCAGGTCCGCGTCGTCCTGCGCCACTGCGGCGACGTCGATCCCGAGAGTCTCGATGATTATCTCCAGCGCATGCAGGGCTACCAAGGGCTCCGCCGCGCCTTGTTTGAGCTCACCCCGGAGCAGGTCATCGCCGAGATGAAGGCCAGCGCCCTGCGCGGCCGCGGCGGCGCCGGCTTCCCCACGTGGATGAAGTGGCAGCTCACCCGCGCCCAGCCTTCGCCCCAGCGCTACGTCATCTGCAACGGCGACGAAGGCGATCCCGGCGCGTTCATGGACCGCAGCGTGCTCGAGAGTGATCCGCACGCCGTGCTCGAGGGCATGATCATCGCGGCCTACGCGATGGGCTCCAGCAAGGGTTACTTCTACATCCGCGCCGAGTACCCCAAGGCCGTCGAACGCGTCGAGCACGCGATCGCCCAGGCCCGCGAACGCGGCCTGCTCGGGGAAAACATCCTCGGCAGCGGTTTCTCCTTCAACGCGAAGATCCGGCTCGGCGCCGGCGCCTTCGTCTGCGGCGAGGAAACCGCCCTCATCGCCTCGATCGAGGGCCGCCGCGGCAGTCCCACGCCCCGGCCGCCCTACCCGTCCGTACGCGGGCTGTGGCAGATGCCCACCGCCATCAACAACGTCGAAACCCTCGCCAGCGTTCCGGCCATCCTCATCCGCGGCGGCGCCTGGTACGCCGGCTTCGGCACGGACACTTCCAAGGGCACCAAGGTCTTCGCCGTCACCGGCAAGGTCCGCAATGCCCAGCTCGTGGAGGTGCCCATGGGCACCACATTGCATGAGATCATCTACGACGTCTGCGGCGGGGTCTTCGACGGGAAGGAAATCAAGGCCGTCCAGACCGGCGGTCCGTCCGGCGGCGTCATCCCGGTCAAACACCTCAAGACACCCGTCAGCTACGAATCCCTCCAGCAGCTCGGGTCCATCATGGGCTCCGGCGGCATGCTGGTCATGGACAAGTCCGACTCCATGGTCGAGGTGGCCAAGTTCTACCTCAAGTTCTGCGTCGACGAGTCCTGCGGCAAATGCGCGCCGTGCCGCATCGGCGGCTACCAGCTGCTCCAGATTCTCGACCGCATCTCCCGCGGCCGCGGCACCGCCGACGACATCCCGCTCATCCACCGCATCTGCGTCGCCATGCAGCGCGCCTCCCTCTGCGGCCTCGGCCAGACCGCCCCCAACCCGGTCCTCTCCACGCTCCGCTACTTCGGAGAAGAGTATCAGGCGTTCATCGAGGGCGGCCCGAGCTACGCCCGCAAGATGAGCCGCGGCGGCGGCGCTGCGGTTCCACCTCCTCCCTCGGCGCCCCCCATGATCGCGCCGCTCCCCACTGAACTCGCCGCGAAAGGAGGGTCCAAGCCATGA
- a CDS encoding NADH-dependent [FeFe] hydrogenase, group A6 — MIKARINQIEVEVPEGTSILDAARQVQVKIPTLCKHKDLLATAACGICIVRNKGGNKLIRACCTPLENGMEITTHDREIVDVRRSTLELILSNHPQACLTCGRNGECELQSLAADFNIPMESIKRYVKDTPPDRSTGSIILEFQKCIKCGRCIQVCQEMQNVWALSFLERGINTRMAPAGDITLAESPCVKCGQCSAHCPTGAIVENDETAEVWRALHDPDKVCVVQIAPSVRVTVGEAFGLPPGTNLTKKLYAGLRRLGFKAVFDTNFSADVTIVEEASEFIERFVHKRGQLPLITSCCPSWTDFMEKRHYDFIDNFSTAKSPQQMLGVLAKTYYAKKLGIDPAKMYVVSIMPCTAKKYELSRTEEMYASGHKDVDVALTTRELARMLKQSGIEFLQLADGAADSILGDYSGAGTIFGATGGVMEAAVRTAYFYATGKKLEKVELESIRGLQGVKEGTVVVGGAPIRVAVAHGLANVEQVLDRVREARNAGRETPYHFIEVMACPGGCIGGGGQPYGVDNERRKLRTAGLYQDDRDCSIRFSHENPEVIRLYQEFLGKPLGQRAHELLHTRYTARPVYKR, encoded by the coding sequence ATGATCAAAGCCCGCATCAACCAGATCGAAGTCGAGGTCCCCGAGGGCACCAGCATTCTCGACGCCGCCCGCCAGGTGCAGGTCAAGATCCCCACCCTCTGCAAGCACAAGGACCTGCTCGCCACCGCCGCCTGCGGGATCTGCATCGTCCGCAACAAGGGCGGCAACAAACTCATCCGCGCCTGCTGCACCCCGCTCGAAAACGGCATGGAGATCACGACGCACGACCGCGAGATCGTCGACGTCCGCCGCTCCACGCTCGAGCTCATCCTGTCCAACCACCCCCAGGCGTGCCTCACCTGCGGCCGCAACGGCGAATGCGAGCTCCAGTCCCTCGCCGCCGACTTCAATATCCCGATGGAGTCCATCAAGCGGTACGTGAAGGACACGCCGCCCGACCGCTCCACCGGCTCGATCATCCTCGAGTTCCAGAAGTGCATCAAATGCGGCCGCTGCATCCAGGTCTGCCAGGAGATGCAGAACGTCTGGGCCCTGTCGTTTCTCGAGCGCGGCATCAACACCCGCATGGCGCCGGCCGGTGACATCACCCTCGCCGAATCCCCCTGCGTGAAATGCGGCCAGTGCTCCGCCCACTGCCCCACCGGCGCCATCGTCGAAAACGACGAGACCGCCGAGGTCTGGCGTGCCCTCCACGACCCCGACAAGGTCTGCGTCGTCCAGATCGCCCCGTCGGTCCGCGTCACCGTCGGCGAAGCCTTCGGGCTCCCGCCCGGCACCAACCTCACCAAGAAGCTCTACGCCGGCCTCCGGCGCCTCGGCTTCAAGGCCGTGTTCGACACGAACTTCTCCGCCGACGTCACCATCGTCGAGGAGGCCAGCGAGTTCATCGAACGCTTCGTCCACAAACGCGGCCAGTTGCCGCTCATCACGTCGTGCTGCCCGTCGTGGACCGACTTCATGGAGAAGCGCCACTACGACTTCATCGACAACTTCTCCACCGCCAAGTCGCCCCAGCAGATGCTCGGCGTCCTCGCCAAGACCTACTACGCGAAGAAACTCGGGATCGACCCGGCGAAGATGTACGTCGTCTCCATCATGCCGTGCACCGCCAAGAAGTATGAGCTGTCACGGACCGAGGAGATGTACGCCTCCGGCCACAAGGACGTCGACGTCGCCCTCACCACCCGCGAGCTCGCCCGCATGCTCAAGCAGTCGGGCATCGAGTTCCTCCAGCTGGCCGACGGCGCCGCCGATTCCATCCTCGGCGACTACTCCGGCGCCGGCACGATCTTCGGCGCCACCGGCGGCGTCATGGAGGCCGCGGTCCGCACGGCCTACTTCTACGCCACCGGCAAGAAGCTCGAAAAGGTCGAGCTCGAGTCGATCCGCGGGCTCCAGGGCGTGAAGGAAGGCACCGTCGTAGTCGGCGGCGCCCCGATCCGCGTCGCCGTTGCCCACGGGCTCGCCAACGTCGAGCAGGTGCTCGATCGCGTGCGCGAGGCGCGCAACGCCGGCCGCGAAACGCCCTACCACTTCATCGAGGTGATGGCCTGCCCCGGCGGCTGCATCGGCGGCGGCGGCCAGCCGTACGGCGTCGACAACGAACGCCGGAAGCTGCGCACCGCCGGGCTGTATCAGGATGACCGCGACTGCTCGATCCGCTTCTCCCACGAGAACCCGGAGGTCATCCGCCTGTATCAGGAGTTCCTCGGCAAACCGCTCGGCCAGCGCGCCCACGAGCTCCTCCACACCCGCTACACCGCCCGCCCGGTTTACAAGCGATAG
- a CDS encoding NAD(P)H-dependent oxidoreductase subunit E, producing the protein MNPTASHPRFAESSAEPDLVKRDEAALIDLLDQLVQKHGFIPREVSDEISRMVEVKLERLRRIQSKLDTTIRRDVQNHVARWRDEEGNLIMILHAIQNQHGYVPREVAMELARELGVKLARIYEVITFYHYFKLQPPGAHNITVCNGTACYLKGSTDLLNELRTQLGVAEGQTTADRQIHLDVVRCIGCCGMAPAMVVDGKTCGHAKPADIAGHIATVRAKKTEVKK; encoded by the coding sequence ATGAACCCCACCGCATCACACCCCAGATTCGCGGAGAGCAGCGCCGAACCCGATCTGGTGAAACGCGACGAAGCCGCGTTGATCGATCTCCTCGATCAACTCGTTCAGAAACACGGATTCATTCCCCGCGAGGTCTCCGACGAGATCTCCCGCATGGTCGAGGTGAAACTCGAGCGCCTGCGGCGGATTCAGTCCAAACTCGACACCACGATTCGCCGCGACGTCCAGAACCACGTCGCCCGGTGGCGCGACGAAGAGGGCAATCTGATCATGATTCTGCACGCGATCCAGAATCAGCACGGCTACGTGCCGCGTGAGGTCGCGATGGAGCTCGCCCGCGAGCTCGGGGTGAAGCTGGCCCGCATCTACGAGGTCATCACCTTCTACCACTACTTCAAACTGCAGCCCCCGGGTGCTCACAACATCACCGTGTGCAATGGCACCGCGTGCTACCTGAAGGGCTCCACCGACCTGCTCAACGAGCTGCGCACGCAGCTGGGCGTCGCCGAGGGCCAGACCACCGCCGACCGCCAGATCCACCTCGATGTTGTCCGCTGTATCGGCTGCTGCGGCATGGCCCCGGCCATGGTCGTCGACGGCAAGACCTGCGGACATGCCAAGCCGGCCGACATCGCCGGCCACATCGCCACCGTCCGCGCCAAGAAAACGGAGGTGAAGAAATGA
- a CDS encoding DMT family transporter, whose amino-acid sequence MLGALATTFLFALTPVFAHRAARLLGSLRANFWRLLVATSLLGAWAHFAGRGLHGPAVGWFVFGGIAGFGVGGVAMFQSLPRLGSNLSTLIVQCVSAVVAAGVEWLWLGTGLTAVQLACAALTLLGVALGLLPRSLPRRSPREWTAGVAWALVSALGQGVGVVISRKAFAVAATHHVLTDPGTAAYLRALGGLGVAAVTMCWLLRRRTPTPPAASSATPWVAANALTGPVLGVTCFQWALRTTPAGIVQPIVAAAPLLTIPFAAWLEGSRPRAPYYAGAVLAVVGVTGLILAR is encoded by the coding sequence ATGCTCGGCGCCCTCGCCACAACTTTCCTTTTCGCGCTTACCCCCGTGTTTGCCCATCGGGCGGCTCGCCTGCTCGGCAGCCTGCGCGCGAACTTCTGGCGGCTCCTGGTCGCCACCTCCCTGCTCGGCGCCTGGGCGCATTTCGCCGGCCGCGGGCTGCACGGCCCCGCCGTGGGCTGGTTCGTCTTTGGCGGCATCGCCGGCTTCGGCGTTGGCGGAGTCGCGATGTTCCAGTCGCTCCCGCGCCTCGGCTCCAACCTCTCCACGCTCATCGTCCAGTGCGTCTCCGCCGTGGTCGCCGCGGGCGTCGAGTGGCTCTGGCTCGGCACCGGCCTCACCGCCGTCCAGCTCGCCTGTGCCGCCCTCACCCTCCTCGGCGTCGCCCTCGGACTCCTCCCGCGCAGCCTCCCTCGGCGCTCTCCCCGGGAGTGGACCGCCGGCGTCGCGTGGGCGCTCGTCTCCGCCCTCGGACAGGGCGTCGGCGTGGTCATCAGCCGCAAGGCGTTCGCCGTCGCCGCCACGCACCACGTGCTCACCGACCCCGGCACGGCGGCGTACCTGCGTGCCCTGGGCGGACTCGGCGTTGCCGCCGTCACGATGTGCTGGCTGCTGCGGCGGCGGACGCCGACCCCGCCCGCCGCTTCGTCCGCCACGCCGTGGGTTGCCGCCAACGCGCTCACCGGGCCCGTGCTCGGCGTGACTTGTTTTCAGTGGGCTCTGCGCACCACGCCGGCCGGCATCGTGCAGCCGATCGTCGCCGCCGCGCCCCTGCTCACGATACCGTTCGCCGCGTGGCTCGAGGGCAGCCGCCCGCGCGCGCCATACTACGCCGGGGCGGTTCTCGCCGTCGTCGGCGTCACCGGCCTCATCCTGGCCCGCTGA
- a CDS encoding TonB-dependent receptor plug domain-containing protein, producing the protein MTTALHSIHTVRGLVAATALAALALPAAAWAQAEEQPPTDENVVELPKFTVTESKSNPYQARQALSASRIAMPILDIPQTLSVVPKELIQDTQGMRMLDVAKYVTPVQENTLPFGGDRYTIRGFTVSAEFVDGTNISGADGYSMSQMPYNIERIEVIKGPNAILVPGGSPGGVMNPITKAPSGTNQNSLTVEIAQYATNAVSIDVDRVLSKKYGISARLIAAFWKTDYYINGQVRNGYEISPSFSFKLGPAHKLTLKADFVLNRETNLGGLPLDPSVGSNDYATIARGLPRDFQFGNEIDRRRRKTQRISAELLSTLSSHITSRLFVMADHIRRIDVGGTSAAVGGAGGGSRNPFTGMYEPGVNWNTSAYNADGTVTLVGSAAPITDPSTWFYTRNNGKVDLEYTEAHVKNDYAAAFEWPWVKSTTIAGFAANTSKVRYRSWVPVARPNVPNNNLGSITYPPYSFNAILPGLTTDNRGTDRTGLQNDLQVFSYETLGFWKNRIQLSGGVSRFFGSLSRTDTNGSAILASLPTSPDYNLTTNATSFGVVVKPIKQVSVFYSRNTTGGSLPGSLNAGVTDPTAKLARGGQKEFGVKTDFFDGKLTGSIAHFDIEQQNYAVTNSEYYALVAAGKLAEAAALPQALYMNLKSKGWEFEGTWSVNKNLTLVANLTTMKIRQPVTDVRLRGVPDRSWGAFADYKFTSGALNGFGVNVGVDYKDDVAGENATGYTTTRPLPNGTFVANQPSFWVKGRTLVNAGISYRAKNWSVALMVNNVLDEDYIQAAGSRTSVVVGTPRNWKTSFTYKF; encoded by the coding sequence ATGACAACCGCACTGCATTCGATTCATACCGTCCGAGGGTTGGTGGCCGCCACCGCTCTCGCCGCTCTCGCCCTCCCCGCCGCCGCGTGGGCGCAGGCCGAGGAGCAGCCACCCACCGACGAGAACGTCGTCGAGCTGCCCAAGTTCACGGTCACGGAGAGCAAATCCAATCCGTACCAGGCGCGGCAGGCGCTCTCCGCCTCCCGTATCGCGATGCCCATCCTCGACATCCCGCAGACCCTCTCGGTCGTGCCCAAGGAGCTGATCCAGGACACCCAGGGCATGCGCATGCTCGACGTCGCGAAGTACGTCACGCCCGTGCAGGAGAATACCCTCCCGTTCGGCGGCGACCGCTACACCATCCGCGGCTTCACCGTGTCCGCCGAGTTCGTCGACGGCACCAACATCTCCGGCGCGGACGGCTACAGCATGTCCCAGATGCCGTACAACATTGAGCGCATCGAGGTCATCAAAGGCCCCAACGCCATCCTCGTCCCCGGCGGCAGCCCCGGTGGCGTGATGAACCCGATCACCAAGGCGCCGTCCGGCACGAACCAGAATTCGCTGACCGTTGAAATCGCCCAGTACGCGACCAACGCCGTCAGCATCGACGTGGACCGTGTCCTCTCGAAGAAATACGGCATCAGCGCGCGCCTGATCGCGGCCTTCTGGAAGACCGACTACTACATCAATGGCCAGGTACGTAACGGCTACGAGATCTCCCCGTCCTTCTCGTTCAAGCTCGGGCCGGCGCACAAGCTCACGCTCAAGGCCGACTTCGTCCTCAACCGCGAGACCAACCTCGGCGGCCTGCCGCTGGATCCGAGCGTCGGCAGCAATGACTACGCCACCATCGCCCGCGGACTACCCCGGGACTTCCAGTTCGGCAACGAGATCGACCGTCGTCGCCGCAAGACCCAGCGCATCAGCGCCGAGCTCCTTTCGACGCTGTCCTCGCACATCACCTCCCGCCTCTTCGTCATGGCCGACCACATCCGCCGCATCGACGTCGGCGGCACCAGTGCCGCCGTGGGCGGCGCCGGCGGCGGCAGCCGCAACCCCTTCACCGGCATGTACGAGCCGGGTGTGAACTGGAACACCTCCGCCTACAATGCGGACGGCACCGTCACTCTCGTCGGCTCCGCCGCTCCGATCACCGATCCCTCGACCTGGTTCTACACCCGCAACAACGGCAAGGTGGACCTCGAGTACACCGAGGCGCACGTCAAGAACGACTACGCCGCGGCGTTCGAGTGGCCCTGGGTCAAGTCCACCACCATCGCCGGCTTCGCCGCGAATACCTCGAAGGTTCGCTACCGTTCCTGGGTGCCCGTTGCACGGCCCAACGTGCCGAATAACAACCTGGGTTCGATCACCTACCCGCCCTACAGCTTCAACGCCATCCTGCCGGGCCTGACGACCGACAACCGCGGCACCGACCGCACCGGCCTGCAGAACGACCTCCAGGTCTTCTCCTATGAGACCCTGGGCTTCTGGAAGAATCGGATCCAGCTTTCGGGCGGCGTCTCGCGCTTCTTCGGCTCCCTTAGCCGCACCGACACCAACGGCTCCGCGATCCTGGCCTCGCTGCCGACTTCGCCGGACTACAACCTCACCACGAACGCCACCTCCTTCGGCGTCGTCGTGAAGCCGATCAAGCAGGTGTCCGTATTCTACAGCCGCAACACCACCGGCGGTTCGCTCCCGGGTTCCTTGAACGCCGGCGTCACCGATCCGACCGCCAAGCTCGCTCGCGGTGGCCAGAAGGAGTTCGGCGTCAAGACCGACTTCTTCGATGGCAAGCTCACCGGCTCGATCGCGCATTTCGATATCGAGCAACAGAACTACGCAGTGACGAACAGTGAGTACTACGCGCTCGTCGCGGCCGGCAAGCTGGCCGAGGCGGCCGCCCTCCCGCAGGCGCTCTACATGAACCTCAAGTCCAAGGGTTGGGAGTTCGAAGGCACGTGGTCGGTGAACAAGAACCTCACCCTCGTGGCCAATCTCACCACGATGAAGATCCGCCAGCCGGTCACCGACGTCCGCCTCCGCGGCGTGCCCGATCGGAGCTGGGGCGCATTCGCCGACTACAAGTTTACCTCCGGCGCGCTCAACGGCTTCGGCGTGAACGTCGGCGTCGACTACAAGGATGACGTCGCCGGTGAAAATGCTACCGGTTACACCACGACCCGTCCGCTGCCGAACGGCACCTTCGTCGCCAACCAGCCTTCCTTCTGGGTCAAGGGCCGCACGCTCGTGAACGCGGGTATCAGCTACCGCGCCAAGAACTGGAGCGTCGCGCTCATGGTCAACAACGTCCTCGACGAGGATTACATCCAGGCCGCCGGCAGCCGCACGTCCGTCGTGGTCGGCACGCCGCGCAACTGGAAGACGTCCTTCACCTACAAGTTCTAG